A genomic region of Magnolia sinica isolate HGM2019 chromosome 6, MsV1, whole genome shotgun sequence contains the following coding sequences:
- the LOC131248261 gene encoding O-fucosyltransferase 29, producing the protein MAVGKAQECCQSPQKQFQKFPRKISRSFLCGLMLFALGLISLFTGHVASDIEWYSQRLMKRSIFSKSDGSRHVRIDIWKSKSSNLYYGCSSRSPNFPPALRESKSNGYLLIATSGGLNQQRTGITDAVVVARILNATLVVPQLDHDSFWKDDSEFVNIFDVEWFISYLSKDVTIVKRIPDKVMRSMEKPPYTMRVPRKSTPEFYLDQVLPILLRRQALQLTKFDYRLTSSLDEELQKLRCRVNYHAIRFTKPIRALGQKLVKRMRRMSSRFIAVHLRFEPDMLAFSGCYYGGGEKERNELGAIRKRWATLPDLSPDGERKRGKCVLTPHEVGLMLRALGFGKDSYIYVASGEIYGGEETLQPLRDLFPNFYTKEMLADQELKPFLSFSSRLAAIDYIVCDESDVFATNNNGNMAKILAGRRRYMGHKRTIRPNAKKLSSLFQERQEMDWETFAKKVKLAQRGSMGEPEEMRPGRGEFHEFPASCICRKLYKDGDNGNDSNDNTQKPVEEHVRVPNGVVVSTEKTGGKRDGGSLQRLKEDSRTGEEQAASEGDMEEEEFLPD; encoded by the exons ATGGCCGTGGGAAAGGCGCAGGAATGCTGTCAATCTCCTCAGAAGCAGTTCCAGAAATTCCCGCGGAAGATTTCTCGGTCATTCCTTTGCGGATTGATGCTTTTTGCTTTGGGCCTGATATCTCTTTTCACTGGGCATGTCGCTTCCGACATTGAGTGGTATTCGCAGCGTCTGATGAAACGATCTATATTCTCTAAATCG GACGGCAGTCGCCATGTGCGGATAGATATATGGAAATCGAAGTCTTCAAATTTGTACTATGGTTGTAGCAGTAGAAGTCCCAATTTCCCTC CTGCTTTACGTGAAAGCAAGTCTAATGGCTATTTGCTTATTGCAACAAGTGGAGGACTAAACCAACAAAGAACAGGG ATAACAGATGCAGTAGTTGTTGCACGGATTTTGAATGCTACTCTAGTCGTACCTCAGCTGGATCACGATTCCTTCTGGAAAGACGATAG TGAATTTGTCAACATTTTTGACGTCGAATGGTTCATTTCCTACCTTTCAAAGGATGTAACGATTGTCAAAAGAATCCCGGATAAAGTAATGAGATCAATGGAAAAACCTCCGTATACCATGCGTGTCCCAAGGAAGTCAACTCCTGAATTCTATCTGGATCAAGTGCTGCCAATACTCTTGAGAAGACAG GCTCTGCAGCTGACAAAGTTTGATTACAGGCTCACAAGCAGTCTGGATGAAGAATTGCAAAAGCTGCGCTGCCGAGTGAACTATCACGCAATAAGGTTTACAAAGCCTATACGAGCACTTGGTCAAAAACTGGTTAAGAGAATGCGGAGGATGAGCTCACGTTTCATTGCAGTTCACTTGAG GTTTGAACCTGACATGCTTGCATTTTCTGGGTGTTACTATGGTGGaggtgagaaagagagaaatgagctGGGCGCCATCAGGAAGCGTTGGGCAACACTACCT GATTTAAGCCCTGATGGAGAGCGGAAACGAGGGAAATGTGTACTCACTCCACATGAAGTAGGATTGATGCTGAGGGCACTTGGTTTTGGAAAAGATTCGTACATTTACGTTGCATCTGGAGAAATATATGGTGGGGAAGAGACACTACAACCTCTTAGAGACCTATTCCCAAACTTCTACACCAAGGAGATGCTTGCTGACCAAGAGCTGAaaccctttctctctttctcttctcgcCTTGCTGCCATTGACTACATTGTCTGTGATGAGAGTGATGTTTTTGCGACCAATAACAATGGCAATATGGCCAAGATTCTTGCAGGCAGAAG GAGGTACATGGGGCATAAGAGGACCATCAGGCCAAATGCTAAGAAGCTGAGCTCCTTGTTCCAGGAGAGGCAAGAGATGGATTGGGAGACTTTTGCCAAGAAGGTGAAGTTGGCCCAGAGAGGCTCTATGGGGGAGCCTGAAGAGATGCGGCCAGGGCGAGGTGAATTCCATGAATTTCCAGCCTCTTGCATCTGCCGGAAACTGTACAAAGATGGTGACAATGGCAATGACAGTAATGATAATACACAGAAGCCAGTGGAAGAGCATGTCAGAGTCCCAAATGGGGTAGTTGTGTCCACAGAAAAGACTGGAGGGAAGAGAGATGGGGGGAGTTTGCAGAGACTGAAAGAGGACAGTAGGACAGGCGAAGAACAAGCTGCTTCAGAAGGAGACATGGAGGAAGAGGAATTCTTGCCAGATTAG